The DNA segment GATGGGTTCGAACAGGCGTACCAGGGTCGCGACTTGCAGGGCATTCCCCCCGATCTTTCCAAGGCCATTATTGCGGCCGGAGGCGGTTCGCTGGAACTCCGCCTTCGCCAAGGAGACAGATCCGCATTTCAAGAGGCACTCGCTCAAATACAGGACGAAAATTCCCCCAGCGGGTTACGTGTCCAATTGATTAATGTGCTGGGAGAGTTACGCCGAAAGCCGGCTCAACAAATCTTACTCGATCGCCTTGCCCACGACTCCGACAACAACGTGCGGAATGCGATTTTGGCTGCCCTCCAGGCGTTTGATGAAAGCACGATCGCGACATCCATCTTGCACCTGTACCCCGAATTTCCCTCACCGCTGCAGAAAACGGCGCTTACCACTTTAGCGAGTCGGGAGCATTGGGCGGAACGATTGATAACTGAAGTAGAAGCCAAGCGGATTGCATCCGCAAACGTGCCGGCAGCAACCATTGGAAATCTCTGGCTGCATCGAAATAAAAATCTACAGCAACGCCTGCGCAACATCTGGGGAAACATCCCTGGAGCCACCACGGATGAAATGAGAACACAAATCGAACAGATCACTCATCTGATCAAAACCGGATCTGGGGTACCGAACCACGGGAAACCTCTCTTCATCAAACATTGCGGAAAATGTCATCGACTTTTTGAAGATGGCGGGGACATCGGACCCAATTTGACCCAGCATGACCGTTTAGATCTGAGACAAATGATCGTAAACATCGTCAATCCAAGTCTTGCGTTGCGAGAAGGATTTGAAAGTCACGTCATCCTGACAACAGATGGTCGCACGATCAACGGACTGATGGTGGATCAAGATAATCAAGTCCTCGTGATCAAAAACCATCAGGGGCAAAAACAAGTCATCCCACGATCCGAGGTGGACGATCTGTTCAAATCAGCTCGCTCACTAATGCCCACCGACACTCTCACCCCACTGACAGACCAGCAAGTCCGTGATCTGTTTGCTTACTTGCGATCCTCCCAACCCCTGCCCTGATCGGAAGCGACGAATGACGGCCGCACTTTCACTGGAATTCCCACTGCCACAATGAACCGATTCGACTTTGATTTGCAGTCGCTCGGGCAAGCCGTTAAGCTTTCGCAGGTCTTGGCAAACCATGTGAAAACGGGCCGCGAACCGAGATTCAATTCGAAACATACAGCAATTCCACTTCCCCCCAAAGGTGCGTGCCAATCATGACTAGAACTCTGAGCCGACAAGCGTATCAGCAAGTATCCAGAGTTCTTATGGTGGGCGCACTCTATCTCAGTGTATCGGTCGCCTGGAACGTGACATGCACAGCCGAAGAAACGGAGAATCGTTCGATTCAAGTCGTCATCTGGGACGAGCAACAACCCTCCCAAAAACGTGCTTATCAGATTTTCTTGGGTGAATACCTTCGCGATTATCTCATCCGTCGCCCAGGCCTCGACGTTCAATTAGTCACAATTGACCATCCCGAGAAGGGACTCAGCAAAGAGGTCTTAGATCAGTGTGATGTGCTTGTTTGGTGGGGGCACGTCCGCAACGGTGAAGTTTCGGTCGATGAAGCAAAACCGATTGTCGATCGCATCAAGCAGGGAAAGCTCGGCCTGCTCGCTTTGCATTCAGCTCATTGGGCGACGCCATTTGTCTGGGCGATGCACGAGCGAGCAAAACAGGACGCGATCCAAGCTTTACCCGTTTCAGAACGCAACGATGCTCAAATAAAATTTATCGGCCAGATCGAGCGCAAAGCGCCCCCGCGTTCGGCCTCATTGACACCCCAAGTGAACTCGACCACAAAAGAAGATGGCTCGACCATCATTCGCATGACGAGACCCAACTGCTGCTTTCCCGCCTACAAGAATCACGGTTTGAGTAGCCAGATCACGACACGATTACCGAATCACCCAATTGCGGCTGGGATTCCCACAAAATTCACGTTGAAACATACCGAAATGTATGACGAACCGTTTCACGTACCGACTCCCGACCAAGTCATCTTCGAAGAACGATGGGAGGCGGGTCAATTCTTCCGTAGCGGGTCCGTCTGGAAAGTGGGCCAAGGCGAAGTATTCTATTTTCGTCCTGGACACGAAACCCATGCGGTCTACACCGAAGCCATTCCACGACAGATTGTGGAAAATGCAATTCGCTGGCTCGGACGAGACAAATAGAGGGTCCGCGCTGGGACGGGCCCCGAGGTCGACCTAGGTGTCAGCCGCCAACAAACTGGCTAACGTTTCCTTTTGGACGATTTGTTTCTGCGCCAAACGCAACCGATCGGTCAATGCGGATCGATTCACCATTTGCTGATCGACCATTTCATACCCCACCTGAATCAGCTCTGCCGCAGAAACTTGATCGGGCGCCCTCGCGAGGGCGTAGGCAGGCTTGCTGCCAGCCACCTCATGGAGAATTCGCCTTTTGGTCAATTGCTCGGCCATTTCTTCGACCAACCCCTTCGGCAACGAGGTTGCATCAACGAGATCATCCACGGTGGAACTCTCCCCGGCCTCAAACTTGCGGGCCACGGTTTCAGTCAGCAAGACCACGGTGGTCGGCTCGACCACCATCGCAAATGATGAAAGTGGTCCGTGAACGGCAAAACGCCCGCCATGCATCGCCTGCGTGATTGCCGATACTTCGAGACCAAAAAGAACGACGAGCCACATCAAATAAACCCAGAACATGAAAAGGGGCACCAGCCCCAACGAACCGTACAACTGACTAATGGAAAGCGCATTCTGCAGATACGCACCGAAAGTTCGCTTCCCAATCTCAAGCAGCACGGCAGCTACTAAGGCTCCCATGAACGCAGCCTTGAATTTCACCTGAGTGTTGGGGAGCGCCAAATAAACAAGCAACATCACGATCCATAGAATGAACAGGCTCCAAATCAGGCTCGTCAGCGATGACACCCAACCCCAAACTTCAATCCGCGCGAAAGACGCATCAATTCGATTGTTCAAGTAAGCCCCTAACACCAACACGAGTGGACCAACGGTCAACATGAACCAATACATCGGCACGCGCCGCGTCCAGGGACGTCCACGCTGGACGCGGTAGATGGTATTAAAACTATTTTCAACGGAAACAACCAAGCCAATTGCCGCATAGATGGTCACCAGTACTCCCACCCATCCAATCGCCGCAACATTGACTTGACTCGCCTCTTGAAAGCGTTGTTGAAGCCAAACGTCAAGATTTTCGGATGCAACACCTGTTCCCAACCGAGGCACGACGCGGACATCCGTCAACCCGGCTGCAGCGAGCAGATGGTTTAGTGGTTCAACAAACCAACTTTCCATTCCCATGGCTTTGACTACAACGGTTGCCACCACCATCACCGGCAGCAGACTGAAGAGAGTTCGAAAAGCTAGTTCACCCGCCATTTGCGGAGCTCGATCGTAATTCAGCTGCAACAATCCACAGCGACCAAGATCATACAGGTAACGAGCCGTCCGCTGCCAACGATCCAATTCATCACGAGGCTGACTGATCGCTTGCCTCAATCGCTCGATCATCAGGTTGATGAATTTCCGCATTCCGAATCCCTCTCGATAAATTGGACTTCTACCACAACGCCGATCGACGCCACTACAGATTATTAAGTCTGAGCTGATTTCTGCGAAGACCGACTTCGGTGAAAACCGAGCGGCGATCCACCAATCGGGAAAATACTCTCCATCGCTAGTCTATGTTCTGATTTGAGTCGATTGAACCGTTTTTGCTCTCGCCCACCTCATGACCATGAAAAGGGTCGCTCCCTAGCCCCACCGTCCTGCATGACCGCCTTGATCAGCACCGATACATTCAGCACCGAGCATTATGGATCCTGGTTGAGTAGAGCCTGAACTTTTAATTCCAACAGGTCCGTCAACTCAGCAGCAGCCGCCTTGGAACGTTTGCCCCCTCCACTCGGATCGGATCATCAAAGGCGATCGTCACGCGACGAGTGCCACGAATTGTTGCGGTTGGCTGAATCAAATCCTCTTCAAATTTACCGAGCGTGTCCGCCATGCGTTCCACGGTAGGCAATTGGGGCACCTCATCGCCCGGATAGCTAAACACTTGGCTGACAAAACACAGGTCATCCAAATCATCATCGAGCTGTCCCAGTTCTACCGAATCGTGCGTCGACATTTTGATCGCTTCAAAACGATCAAGAATTCGCCTCCGCACTTCTCTGATTCGCTCTGGTAAGGTCGAATCCCCAGAATGACAGTGATAACGTATTTCGATATGACCTAGCACATCCTCGGTCAACAATCCAATCCTCTCAGGAAGCGTTCCTTGCCCCACAACATTCACCAGACGTTGCTGCATGAATTGCATCCGACGCCGAAATGGTCGCGACAATCGCACAAACCATGGACTCATTTTAGGCTTCCACCACTTCGGTGGTGGACCCGTGAGGTAGGGATTCATTGTCGTTGATACCTTCTTACGATCGGTTGTCGCTCAGAACCTCCGTTAGACTCATCGCCTCGCAACGCTTCGCACATGGCGCAAAATGGGAATCGTTATTCACTCAGAGCCCACTCCTTCTGATGTGATGCGCCGCACCCAAAACTTCATCCTATCAATTCATTTTGACTCGTGACAAGCAAGACCAACAACCTGCCAAACCTCCCAATTTTCACCCACGGGTCGCGGCGAATCACGAAATAGAACAAAACGAGATGCATCGAGTAGCCGTTTCCTTACGACGAAACTCCGTTATCGAGCGTCGCAACGCGACACAACCAAGCGAAATCTGGCACTGCCAGAGTGTTCTGGATGAATGTTCCTGCACCCGCTATCGACAAATGAACTAGAATTCAGTGTAGAGTTCTGCAGTCCAGATAGGCCAGCGGTGACTCGTTTTCTCCATCTATTTCGATCCGAACCGGTTCCATCGCATCATCACAGCGGAGATCCTCGATGCTCTTTCGTTTTCTCATGATTATGAGGCTCGTCTGCTTGTTCAGCCTCGCGGTGACTCACTTGGAAACTGCGGTTTCAGCAACGGAGCACTGGCCTCAGTGGCGAGGATCAACTTTTGATGGTCAGACAATCGACCAGAGTGAGTTGCCAACACGTTGGTCGGACGACTCCATTGTCTGGCGAACGAGGCTGCCCGGCATCGGACAATCCACTCCCATCGTTTGGGGTCAGCGACTCTTTGTCACATCCGCAACCACAACCGGCAAACAGCGCAGCGTACACTGCCTCGATGCTGAGTCTGGAAAAATCATCTGGACCCAAGTCATCACCTGTGCCGATCCGGCGAAACAACACCGCATGAACACCTATGCCTCGGCCAGTTGCGTAACGGACGGTACACGAGTTGTTGCATGCTTCGGACGAGCGGGCATTCACTGCTTCGATCTCGACGGTACGCCACTCTGGTCACGCACCCACCTGAGTCGCTTCCAAGGTCCGTGGGGCACGGCGGCTTCCCCAACGATCGTTGACGGGCTAGTCATTCAAAACTGTGATGCAGACCAAGACGCATTTCTAATCGCATTCGACAAACAGACGGGAAAAACTGTTTGGAAAACCAAGCGAGACGACTTCCGTGGCTGGAGCACACCTTTCGTAATTCAAGTCGGCGATCGACACGAGCTAATCTTGAATGGGCATCGGGGAATTCGTGGCTATGATCCTGAAACCGGAATAGAACGGTGGTTTTGTCAAAGCTTTAACGGGCGCGGTGCGCCGACTCCGGTTTTCATCAAAGGCCTGCTAATCGTTCTCAATGGAAAACCTGGCGACATCTACGCGGTTCAACCCGGCGGAACGGGGGACGTCACGAAAACACATCTAGCATGGCACACTCGACGTAGCGGTCGAGACTTGCCCTCGCCCACCGTCTCAGCTGGAAAGATTTTCACGGTAGGTCTCCGTGGAATTGCAACCAGTTACGAGCTGGAAACCGGTGCAGAATTGTGGAGAGAACGCTTGGGAGGCATTTACGCTGCTTCCCCCATCGTAGTCGATGGAAAATTTCTCGTTCTCAATGAAAACGGAAAATGCTTTGTGATCCAACCCGACTCAAAACTGAACATCGTCAATACAAACGAACTCGAATCCGCACGAGGCGAAATGTTTCGAGCCTCAATTGCACCCTATAAAAACCGGCTGATATTACGATCCGATCGAGCAATGTACTGCGTCAGCGACTAAGCTCATTTGGCTTTCACTCGGTCGAAATCGATAACCCAATCCACAATTCGCCAATCCATCCAATGCCAATCCGCGTCGGTGGATGAATCGCGGGTGCCGACGTACCCCAAATGGCCACCATCCTTCGTTACCATTAACTGAACAGCGGTTGGTAACTCCGTCACACCAAATGATTCGATCGGAACTAGCGGATCATCAGCGGCAGTCAAAAGTCGCGTTGGGATCGTCACCTGGCTCAGCTGTTGGTAGGTGCTACAACGCGTGTAATAATCTTTAACGTCGACGAATCCCCCGAGCGGAGCCGTGAACATTGCATCAAACTCGTACAGCGTGCGAGGGCGGAACCCCTGACGAAAAAGCTCAAATGCCGGATCCCCAACTTGCCGATTCTTAACATAACGCATTAAACTACGCACAAATGACAAATCATAAATGCGATTCCAACCGCGGCCAATGTTCTGACTACACCGCATGAGGTCAATCGGAGGCGCAACAGCAATCGCTGAATCGATTCCACCCACTCGACCCTCTTTCAATTCCACAAGCATCTTTAACAAAATCGCCGCACCGAGAGAAAATCCGACCACAGTTACCGGGGACGGCCCACAAAGCTGTTGAAGCTGGAGCAATGTCTGTCGTACGTCGTCACTGCGACCCGCATGAAATGTTTGGGTGGCAAGCGTAGCGCCCGCGCCACATCCGCGTTGATCAAGGCGAAACACGCGAAATCCACGCAGGCAAAGTTTGCTCGCGATCCGACTCATGTAGCCACTGTCATGGCAGCCAGCCAAACCATGAAGAAGCAAGACGACACGATCCCCCGTTTTCCATGGGTCCGGTCGATTATCATGCACCACCAATTGGTCACCGTCAGGTAGCTCTACGCGGTGTTGCGTGGCAGCG comes from the Pirellulaceae bacterium genome and includes:
- a CDS encoding YihY/virulence factor BrkB family protein; amino-acid sequence: MRKFINLMIERLRQAISQPRDELDRWQRTARYLYDLGRCGLLQLNYDRAPQMAGELAFRTLFSLLPVMVVATVVVKAMGMESWFVEPLNHLLAAAGLTDVRVVPRLGTGVASENLDVWLQQRFQEASQVNVAAIGWVGVLVTIYAAIGLVVSVENSFNTIYRVQRGRPWTRRVPMYWFMLTVGPLVLVLGAYLNNRIDASFARIEVWGWVSSLTSLIWSLFILWIVMLLVYLALPNTQVKFKAAFMGALVAAVLLEIGKRTFGAYLQNALSISQLYGSLGLVPLFMFWVYLMWLVVLFGLEVSAITQAMHGGRFAVHGPLSSFAMVVEPTTVVLLTETVARKFEAGESSTVDDLVDATSLPKGLVEEMAEQLTKRRILHEVAGSKPAYALARAPDQVSAAELIQVGYEMVDQQMVNRSALTDRLRLAQKQIVQKETLASLLAADT
- a CDS encoding PQQ-binding-like beta-propeller repeat protein is translated as MLFRFLMIMRLVCLFSLAVTHLETAVSATEHWPQWRGSTFDGQTIDQSELPTRWSDDSIVWRTRLPGIGQSTPIVWGQRLFVTSATTTGKQRSVHCLDAESGKIIWTQVITCADPAKQHRMNTYASASCVTDGTRVVACFGRAGIHCFDLDGTPLWSRTHLSRFQGPWGTAASPTIVDGLVIQNCDADQDAFLIAFDKQTGKTVWKTKRDDFRGWSTPFVIQVGDRHELILNGHRGIRGYDPETGIERWFCQSFNGRGAPTPVFIKGLLIVLNGKPGDIYAVQPGGTGDVTKTHLAWHTRRSGRDLPSPTVSAGKIFTVGLRGIATSYELETGAELWRERLGGIYAASPIVVDGKFLVLNENGKCFVIQPDSKLNIVNTNELESARGEMFRASIAPYKNRLILRSDRAMYCVSD
- a CDS encoding alpha/beta fold hydrolase; translation: MPKVAVPAAVPAAVPAFVPHPLFRGGHLQTLAGAYLWRRSPDAATQHRVELPDGDQLVVHDNRPDPWKTGDRVVLLLHGLAGCHDSGYMSRIASKLCLRGFRVFRLDQRGCGAGATLATQTFHAGRSDDVRQTLLQLQQLCGPSPVTVVGFSLGAAILLKMLVELKEGRVGGIDSAIAVAPPIDLMRCSQNIGRGWNRIYDLSFVRSLMRYVKNRQVGDPAFELFRQGFRPRTLYEFDAMFTAPLGGFVDVKDYYTRCSTYQQLSQVTIPTRLLTAADDPLVPIESFGVTELPTAVQLMVTKDGGHLGYVGTRDSSTDADWHWMDWRIVDWVIDFDRVKAK
- a CDS encoding ThuA domain-containing protein, with protein sequence MTRTLSRQAYQQVSRVLMVGALYLSVSVAWNVTCTAEETENRSIQVVIWDEQQPSQKRAYQIFLGEYLRDYLIRRPGLDVQLVTIDHPEKGLSKEVLDQCDVLVWWGHVRNGEVSVDEAKPIVDRIKQGKLGLLALHSAHWATPFVWAMHERAKQDAIQALPVSERNDAQIKFIGQIERKAPPRSASLTPQVNSTTKEDGSTIIRMTRPNCCFPAYKNHGLSSQITTRLPNHPIAAGIPTKFTLKHTEMYDEPFHVPTPDQVIFEERWEAGQFFRSGSVWKVGQGEVFYFRPGHETHAVYTEAIPRQIVENAIRWLGRDK